A segment of the Numida meleagris isolate 19003 breed g44 Domestic line chromosome 21, NumMel1.0, whole genome shotgun sequence genome:
ACTCTTGGCACCTGTGCTGTGTTCCTGCTCTGTTGTGACCCATTTTATGCTGGCGGAACCTCTTGGCCAGGTCAGCTCACAGCAGCCGGGCCTGTGGCCAAGCCTGTGGTTGGGCCTGCAGCTGGGCTTGCAGTTGGGCCTGTGGCCAGGCCTGGAGCGAGTCCTGTGGTTGGGCCTGTGGCTAGCAATATCGATTTCGGACTACACAAGTCCTGTGGCTGGTCCCGTAGCCATGCCTGTGCTTGGGCCTGTGGCTGGGCCTGCAGTGGGGCCCACAGTTGGATCTGTAGCTGCTCCTGTGGCCAGGCCTGCAGGACCTGCAGCTGGGCCTGCGGTTGGGCCTGCAGTAGGACCTGCAGCTGGGCCTGCAGCAGGATCCGCGGCTGGGCCAGTGTCTGGTCCTGTGGCTGTGACTGCAGCCATGCCTCCAGTTGGGCCTGTGGCTGGACCCGCAGTCAGGCCTGTGGTTGGCCTGCAGCCAGACCCATAACTAGGCCTGCTCTTGGGCCTGCATCCAGTCGTGCCGCTggacctgcagctgctcctgtggCCGGTCCTGCAGCCGAACCTGTGCCCAGCTCCAGCGGTCGGGCTGCAGGACCCCCAAAAAGCAGCCCCCCCACGCTCCCCCCCTGTGGCACCCCCACCTCGCGCCGCGCACCCCGCTTCCTCTTCGCCCCCGGTGCTCCGGGACAGCTCAGTGGGGGCCGCTGTCCCCGGGCCACCCGCGGCCGCCGGAGCTCCCCNNNNNNNNNNNNNNNNNNNNNNNNNNNNNNNNNNNNNNNNNNNNNNNNNNNNNNNNNNNNNNNNNNNNNNNNNNNNNNNNNNNNNNNNNNNNNNNNNNNNNNNNNNNNNNNNNNNNNNNNNNNNNNNNNNNNNNNNNNNNNNNNNNNNNNNNNNNNNNNNNNNNNNNNNNNNNNNNNNNNNNNNNNNNNNNNNNNNNNNNNNNNNNNNNNNNNNNNNNNNNNNNNNNNNNNNNNNNNNNNNNNNNNNNNNNNNNNNNNNNNNNNNNNNNNNNNNNNNNNNNNNNNNNNNNNNNNNNNNNNNNNNNNNNNNNNNNNNNNNNNNNNNNNNNNNNNNNNNNNNNNNNNNNNNNNNNNNNNNNNNNNNNNNNNNNNNNNNNNNNNNNNNNNNNNNNNNNNNNNNNNNNNNNNNNNNNNNNNNNNNNNNNNNNNNNNNNNNNNNNNNNNNNNNNNNNNNNNNNNNNNNNNNNNNNNNNNNNNNNNNNNNNNNNNNNNNNNNNNNNNNNNNNNNNNNNNNNNNNNNNNNNNNNNNNNNNNNNNNNNNNNNNNNNNNNNNNNNNNNNNNNNNNNNNNNNNNNNNNNNNNNNNNNNNNNNNNNNNNNNNNNNNNNNNNNNNNNNNNNNNNNNNNNNNNNNNNNNNNNNNNNNNNNNNNNNNNNNNNNNNNNNNNNNNNNNNNNNNNNNNNNNNNNNNNNNNNTgagcggcggcggggcggggagaGCCCCGCGTGGGTGCGGGCCCGCGGCTGAGCGCCGCCCCGTCCCCGCAGGGCGGTAATCTCCTGCAGCGGCTGTACCGCGACCCGGCGCGCTGGGCCTTCACCTTTCAGACCTTCTCGTGCCTGGGCCGCCTGCAGGCGCAGCTCGAGCGGCCGGAGGGGCCCGTGCGGGTGTCTGAGCGCTCCGTGTACAGCGACAGGTGCGGGGtgggtttggggggggggaccCCGTGCGGGTCCGGTGTCGCCGCGGGTGCGtcagccccgctcccccccccccctccgcccGCAGGTATGTGTTCGCCAAGAGCCTGTTCGAAGCCGGGCAGCTGGACGCGCTGGAGTGGGCCATCTACCAGGAGTGCCACTCGTTCCTCGTGGGGCAGCTGGGCGCGCACACCGCCCCGCACGCCTTCCTCTACCTCCGCGCCTCCCCGCAGGTGTGCGGGAGGGAGGGGCCGGGGGAGCCCTGCCGCGATGCGGTGCGGTTCGGTTCAGTATGCAGCGCTTTGCTTCGCTTCGTAGAGATGCCTGGAGCGGCTGCGGTGCCGGGCGAGGCCGGAGGAGCGCGACGTGACCCTGCGgtacctgcagcagctccacgcGCAGCACGAGCAGTGGCTGCTGGAGCGCAGCGCTGAGTGAGTCAGGGTCCTGCCCGGTTCTGCCCGCCCCGGCTCCACCCCTCCCCGGTTCTGATCCCCCCCATCCTCCGCAGGGTGCACTTTGTGGAGGTGAGGCACGCACCTGTCCTGGTGCTGGATGTCGAGGGAGACTTTGAGCACAACGAGGCTGCGCAGGACGCTCTGGTGGCACGGGTGGGTCCGGTGCACACTGACCCGCGGCCTTCAGCCTCCATCCACGGGTGACGCTGCCCATCCCCGCCACACCGCGCAGCTGATGGCATCCGTCCTCCCTGCAGGTGGAGGATTTCGTGAAGGCGCTGCGAGACGGAGCCGCACCGCAACGCCACGAGTCCCAGTGAGCCCCGCAGCCACGAGGGCGGGCACAAGGTTGGAGCCGCTGCCAGGACCTGAGCTgcgctccctgcagcagcagcagcagcagcagcgtgggTACCTGCATGAGGCcgctgggagctgcagcccgaCGTGTGCCACGGTTCCCCCCCTatctgttctgcagcacagggtGAAGATGCTTGGGTCCGTaccaatggaaaacaaaaacaagcaacaaaaatctCCGTGCTTTTATGTGTCTTTAGGTCACAGCAAAATCCAGATGCtttcttgtttggttggtttttttctttttcttttttaatcctcCTTGAAACCGAAGCGTCACACAGCTCTTCTGCACCTCAAGCTAGGGAGAGGCGTGGGGGCACCTCACTCCCTGCACTGTGCGGAGGATGGGACCCATGGGGGGGGCAGACCCCCCTGTGCCAACTGCTGGGGCCAGGGCCACCTGGGGCAGACAGCGGCTTCATCTCCCCCTTTCCTCTTATGGGGTAAAATCTCTCATGGGGGCCACTATGGGTCAGGGGTGCCTTCCATTTCCTGAATCCTTTCTTCCAGGGCAGGGAGAGCTTTGCTGTGTGCCCAGGTTGCTGTTAGGGccttttggggggggggggggggtcatGCACGGATAATAACAGCAGAGAGATGCTGTTTCTCCTGGTTTTCTTCTCCCTAGGTAtcacgggggggggggagggctgTTGGGCTCCCCGTGCTGCTcgctgctgtggggcacagtgggcaCGCTGCTTTGGGGGAAATGGTGATGGTTTGGTGCCCGCTGGGTCCCCCTGGATCGGGCCCCCCTGGGATGGGGGGGGGNNNNNNNNNNNNNNNNNNNNNNNNNNNNNNNNNNNNNNNNNNNNNNNNNNNNNNNNNNNNNNNNNNNNNNNNNNNNNNNNNNNNNNNNNNNNNNNNNNNNNNNNNNNNNNNNNNNNNNNNNNNNNNNNNNNNNNNNNNNNNNNNNNNNNNNNNNNNNNNNNNNNNNNNNNNNNNNNNNNNNNNNNNNNNNNNNNNNNNNNNNNNNNNNNNNNNNNNNNNNNNNNNNNNNNNNNNNNNNNNNNNNNNNNNNNNNNNNNNNNNNNNNNNNNNNNNNNNNNNNNNNNNNNNNNNNNNNNNNNNNNNNNNNNNNNNNNNNNNNNNNNNNNNNNNNNNNNNNNNNNNNNNNNNNNNNNNNNNNNNNNNNNNNNNNNNNNNNNNNNNNNNNNNNNNNNNNNNNNNNNNNNNNNNNNNNNNNNNNNNNNNNNNNNNNNNNNNNNNNNNNNNNNNNNNNNNNNNNNNNNNNNNNNNNNNNNNNNNNNNNNNNNNNNNNNNNNNNNNNNNNNNNNNNNNNNNNNNNNNNNNNNNNNNNNNNNNNNNNNNNNNNNNNNNNNNNNNNNNNNNNNNNNNNNNNNNNNNNNNNNNNNNNNNNNNNNNNNNNNNNNNNNNNNNNNNNNNNNNNNNNNNNNNNNNNNNNNNNNNNNNNNNNNNNNNNNNNNNNNNNNNNNNNNNNNNNNNNNNNNNNNNNNNNNNNNNNNNNNNNNNNNNNNNNNNNNNNNNNNNNNNNNNNNNNNNNNNNNNNNNNNNNNNNNNNNNNNNNNNNNNNNNNNNNNNNNNNNNNNNNNNNNNNNNNNNNNNNNNNNNNNNNNNNNNNNNNNNNNNNNNNNNNNNNNNNNNNNNNNNNNNNNNNNNNNNNNNNNNNNNNNNNNNNNNNNNNNNNNNNNNNNNNNNNNNNNNNNNNNNNNNNNNNNNNNNNNNNNNNNNNNNNNNNNNNNNNNNNNNNNNNNNNNNNNNNNNNNNNNNNNNNNNNNNNNNNNNNNNNNNNNNNNNNNNNNNNNNNNNNNNNNNNNNNNNNNNNNNNNNNNNNNNNNNNNNNNNNNNNNNNNNNNNNNNNNNNNNNNNNNNNNNNNNNNNNNNNNNNNNNNNNNNNNNNNNNNNNNNNNNNNNNNNNNNNNNNNNNNNNNNNNNNNNNNNNNNNNNNNNNNNNNNNNNNNNNNNNNNNNNNNNNNNNNNNNNNNNNNNNNNNNNNNNNNNNNNNNNNNNNNNNNNNNNNNNNNNNNNNNNNNNNNNNNNNNNNNNNNNNNNNNNNNNNNNNNNNNNNNNNNNNNNNNNNNNNNNNNNNNNNNNNNNNNNNNNNNNNNNNNNNNNNNNNNNNNNNNNNNNNNNNNNNNNNNNNNNNNNNNNNNNNNNNNNNNNNNNNNNNNNNNNNNNNNNNNNNNNNNNNNNNNNNNNNNNNNNNNNNNNNNNNNNNNNNNNNNNNNNNNNNNNNNNNNNNNNNNNNNNNNNNNNNNNNNNNNNNNNNNNNNNNNNNNNNNNNNNNNNNNNNNNNNNNNNNNNNNNNNNNNNNNNNNNNNNNNNNNNNNNNNNNNNNNNNNNNNNNNNNNNNNNNNNNNNNNNNNNNNNNNNNNNNNNNNNNNNNNNNNNNNNNNNNNNNNNNNNNNNNNNNNNNNNNNNNNNNNNNNNNNNNNNNNNNNNNNNNNNNNNNNNNNNNNNNNNNNNNNNNNNNNNNNNNNNNNNNNNNNNNNNNNNNNNNNNNNNNNNNNNNNNNNNNNNNNNNNNNNNNNNNNNNNNNNNNNNNNNNNNNNNNNNNNNNNNNNNNNNNNNNNNNNNNNNNNNNNNNNNNNNNNNNNNNNNNNNNNNNNNNNNNNNNNNNNNNNNNNNNNNNNNNNNNNNNNNNNNNNNNNNNNNNNNNNNNNNNNNNNNNNNNNNNNNNNNNNNNNNNNNNNNNNNNNNNNNNNNNNNNNNNNNNNNNNNNNNNNNNNNNNNNNNNNNNNNNNNNNNNNNNNNNNNNNNNNNNNNNNNNNNNNNNNNNNNNNNNNNNNNNNNNNNNNNNNNNNNNNNNNNNNNNNNNNNNNNNNNNNNNNNNNNNNNNNNNNNNNNNNNNNNNNNNNNNNNNNNNNNNNNNNNNNNNNNNNNNNNNNNNNNNNNNNNNNNNNNNNNNNNNNNNNNNNNNNNNNNNNNNNNNNNNNNNNNNNNNNNNNNNNNNNNNNNNNNNNNNNNNNNNNNNNNNNNNNNNNNNNNNNNNNNNNNNNNNNNNNNNNNNNNNNNNNNNNNNNNNNNNNNNNNNNNNNNNNNNNNNNNNNNNNNNNNNNNNNNNNNNNNNNNNNNNNNNNNNNNNNNNNNNNNNNNNNNNNNNNNNNNNNNNNNNNNNNNNNNNNNNNNNNNNNNNNNNNNNNNNNNNNNNNNNNNNNNNNNNNNNNNNNNNNNNNNNNNNNNNNNNNNNNNNNNNNNNNNNNNNNNNNNNNNNNNNNNNNNNNNNNNNNNNNNNNNNNNNNNNNNNNNNNNNNNNNNNNNNNNNNNNNNNNNNNNNNNNNNNNNNNNNNNNNNNNNNNNNNNNNNNNNNNNNNNNNNNNNNNNNNNNNNNNNNNNNNNNNNNNNNNNNNNNNNNNNNNNNNNNNNNNNNNNNNNNNNNNNNNNNNNNNNNNNNNNNNNNNNNNNNNNNNNNNNNNNNNNNNNNNNNNNNNNNNNNNNNNNNNNNNNNNNNNNNNNNNNNNNNNNNNNNNNNNNNNNNNNNNNNNNNNNNNNNNNNNNNNNNNNNNNNNNNNNNNNNNNNNNNNNNNNNNNNNNNNNNNNNNNNNNNNNNNNNNNNNNNNNNNNNNNNNNNNNNNNNNNNNNNNNNNNNNNNNNNNNNNNNNNNNNNNNNNNNNNNNNNNNNNNNNNNNNNNNNNNNNNNNNNNNNNNNNNNNNNNNNNNNNNNNNNNNNNNNNNNNNNNNNNNNNNNNNNNNNNNNNNNNNNNNNNNNNNNNNNNNNNNNNNNNNNNNNNNNNNNNNNNNNNNNNNNNNNNNNNNNNNNNNNNNNNNNNNNNNNNNNNNNNNNNNNNNNNNNNNNNNNNNNNNNNNNNNNNNNNNNNNNNNNNNNNNNNNNNNNNNNNNNNNNNNNNNNNNNNNNNNNNNNNNNNNNNNNNNNNNNNNNNNNNNNNNNNNNNNNNNNNNNNNNNNNNNNNNNNNNNNNNNNNNNNNNNNNNNNNNNNNNNNNNNNNNNNNNNNNNNNNNNNNNNNNNNNNNNNNNNNNNNNNNNNNNNNNNNNNNNNNNNNNNNNNNNNNNNNNNNNNNNNNNNNNNNNNNNNNNNNNNNNNNNNNNNNNNNNNNNNNNNNNNNNNNNNNNNNNNNNNNNNNNNNNNNNNNNNNNNNNNNNNNNNNNNNNNNNNNNNNNNNNNNNNNNNNNNNNNNNNNNNNNNNNNNNNNNNNNNNNNNNNNNNNNNNNNNNNNNNNNNNNNNNNNNNNNNNNNNNNNNNNNNNNNNNNNNNNNNNNNNNNNNNNNNNNNNNNNNNNNNNNNNNNNNNNNNNNNNNNNNNNNNNNNNNNNNNNNNNNNNNNNNNNNNNNNNNNNNNNNNNNNNNNNNNNNNNNNNNNNNNNNNNNNNNNNNNNNNNNNNNNNNNNNNNNNNNNNNNNNNNNNNNNNNNNNNNNNNNNNNNNNNNNNNNNNNNNNNNNNNNNNNNNNNNNNNNNNNNNNNNNNNNNNNNNNNNNNNNNNNNNNNNNNNNNNNNNNNNNNNNNNNNNNNNNNNNNNNNNNNNNNNNNNNNNNNNNNNNNNNNNNNNNNNNNNNNNNNNNNNNNNNNNNNNNNNNNNNNNNNNNNNNNNNNNNNNNNNNNNNNNNNNNNNNNNNNNNNNNNNNNNNNNNNNNNNNNNNNNNNNNNNNNNNNNNNNNNNNNNNNNNNNNNNNNNNNNNNNNNNNNNNNNNNNNNNNNNNNNNNNNNNNNNNNNNNNNNNNNNNNNNNNNNNNNNNNNNNNNNNNNNNNNNNNNNNNNNNNNNNNNNNNNNNNNNNNNNNNNNNNNNNNNNNNNNNNNNNNNNNNNNNNNNNNNNNNNNNNNNNNNNNNNNNNNNNNNNNNNNNNNNNNNNNNNNNNNNNNNNNNNNNNNNNNNNNNNNNNNNNNNNNNNNNNNNNNNNNNNNNNNNNNNNNNNNNNNNNNNNNNNNNNNNNNNNNNNNNNNNNNNNNNNNNNNNNNNNNNNNNNNNNNNNNGAAAGATAGcgtttttctgctttttattttatttttcagtgattcctacctcccaccccaccccaccgcGGTTCCCCCCTCCtatcccctccccccccagctcGTGCCCCGCTGCACCGAGCGCCatggcagcggggccgggggccgcGGTGACGTCACGGGCTGTCACCCCGcgcggggacggggacgggcCCCGCTTTGCGTCATGCTGCggggtgcggggctgggggcgcGGGTTCCCCCCGGCGCATCCCTCGGCCTACCCCGCAGACAGCACCGGGCCTGGCTCCCAGCGCGGTGGGGACCCTCCGTCCGCTGTTGGTGTCGTGTGCCGGGGCCACCGCGATGCTCCACCGGAGTCGGGGGTACCGGGGGGTGCGGGGAGGATGGCCCCGGAATGCAGCCCTTTGGCACCCCGGGTGCTGCCCTCGTCTCCAGCCTTGGACCCGTAACCGCAGGTGACTGAAGGAGAGGGGACTCCAAGGCGGCTGCTGGGACCTTGGGGGGGTGACACCGTGCCCCCAGCCCATTCCTGCTGTTGTGTGGCTGTCCCCAGGCATGGTGTGGCACGGCAGCGACACAGTTGTGCTGTTGTCCGCGCCCTAAAGAGCCTTTCCCTCAGGGTCTTATCACATTGGGAGCAACCTGTCCCCCAGTCCCCTGCCTGCGTGTGCTGGAGTCCCCagtccccatccccacagtgTCACAGCCCTCAGTCCGCTGCCCACATGTGCTGGGCTCTCCTCCATCGCCTGGCATTGAGGTCCctgctccctgtccccacaACCTCAGGGTTCCAGGTCATCTCTCCACATGTGCCCGAGTTCTCTGGTTCTTATCCCCACTGCATTAGTGTTCTTCATCCCCCATTTGTGCGTGCTGGTGTCTCCATCCTTACGGCGTTGCTATCCCAAACCTGCCTGCGTGGGTGAGGGtctttccttcttgtttctgcagtgtCAGGTTCCCTGGTCTGAATCCCTATGGTCCCTTGTCCCCTGCCCATGCATTCTGGGCTCCCTTGTCCTTGGTCCTTTGTGACCAGGATCCTTGGTCTCTTGCCTGCATGTACAGAAGTCCCTTGTCCTTGTCCCCGTGCCTTGGGATCCTCAGCCCTCTGCCTTTGTGTTGGGATCCCCATCCTGTGCCCGCTGCAGTCCCTGACCCTCGTTCCACGTGTGTTTCTAATGGCACACCACCACCAATGCCTTCACCACGGTTGGTGTTCTGTCCCCACTGCAGCGTAGGGCTGAAGTGGGAGCACCCTGACCTGAGCCCCATCTGTGCCACCCTTGAGGGTTCAGTGCCTCTTTCATCTCTCCTTTGAGCTCAGTGCAAGAGGGTGCCAgaccctttttttctttttgaggataaaagagcttttttttttccccctgggcTGGGATCCAAGGGGAGATGAAATGAAACGGGAAGGGGCTGGAGGTGGAACAGCTGCAAGCTGTCCTTGCTCCACATCCACCCACcaagctgctgccagcaccggGAGCTGCTCTTTCCCCATCCCCGTGCCCATAGGGTAAGGGATGTGTGGTGGTGGGACCATGGGCAGGTGTCTGCTGGATGTTGTAGGGGGTCCTGTTGTGGCTGATGATGCAgaatgtttgtttgcttcagcTAAAATGGCAGTTcttaaagggggaaaaaaaaaaaaaaaaaaaNNNNNNNNNNNNNNNNNNNNNNNNNNNNNNNNNNNNNNNNNNNNNNNNNNNNNNNNNNNNNNNNNNNNNNNNNNNNNNNNNNNNNNNNNNNNNNNNNNNNNNNNNNNNNNNNNNNNNNNNNNNNNNNNNNNNNNNNNNNNNNNNNNNNNNNNNNNNNNNNNNNNNNNNNNNNNNNGGGGGGGCGGGCCAACCCACTCCGAGCACTCCAAACGCTGTAAAAAATTGATTGGAGCAAGTTCTAATTGCTGCAGTCGTCAGCGTGGAGGCCGGGGGATGCTGTGTAATGTCTGGAGGGCTCGGCTCCAGcttgctggctgcagtgctggctgctggtggcaTGGCCACTGCgctccccagagcagctccTTGCTCCCCAGGTGGACGGGGAGCTGTGAGCCTGTGTGAGTGCCATGCCAGAAGGCAGTCGGGTGCAGCAGAAGGCTGAGAAACACGAGAGCACGGGGCTTTAATGACCCCTGGAAGCCCTGGCTTGGCGTTGCAATCGGAGCTGTTACAATTAGAGCCGTCGCATTTAAAGCACGTGCATTTAAAGCCTCTGCATTTAAACCCGTGGCGTTTCGAGCCATCCCGGTTACAGGTGTTGCAGCAGAGGAATGGCGCTGACCCTTCCCTGGTGATGCTCgtgcagaggcagctgctgcctgtccctgctgtcCCAGGGCTCCTCGCTGGCGGCCGCAGCCTCTCCGAGCCGCTGGCAGTCGGTGCTCCTGGCCGGAGCACGCTGCCTGCCTGCACATGGCTTTTTTTAGGTTTACAAACATTACGGCCCCGTGCACACGTCGcttcccccctcccttcccGTGAGTCATCAGCCCCGTCACCAGTGCCGGGGAGCACAGGCCAGGGAAGCCGGAGGCGGCGTCTGCGCTTCCCCCTTGGCGCTGATGACCCcagtggagaaaaaatagaaattgggtatttttttttttttttcccctcccttttttggTCATGGAAAAGGTTGAGCGAGACGAAGAAGGCGCAGCGGTGACGGCTGTGATGATGCCACCTCTGTTTGTGGCATCACCCGCCATGGGACGTTTTGGGAgaggatggcagcacagcctccatCCAGGGGCTGCGCGAATGCCGTGCTACACCTGGCGATTTTGGAGTGGGCTGAGGAACCCGTGGCCGAGCTCGGAGCTGTGCGTGCCCCCTGACATGGGACGGAGCATCGGTCTCTGGCTGCGTGCACGGAGGTGCTGGAGCCCCCGCACTGAGCTCATCGTGGCTGATGTGGCTGCGGTGACTCAGCAGCGCCAGCGCTGACTCAGCGGCACTGCGGACCCCAGGAGGCAGCCGAGGTGGGAGGGGGCTGTCATTTTTCTGGGGGAGTAAAAAGGGAGATGTTGCGCGGCGTGCTGCAAAAAACCGTTGTGCCGGTGCTGATCGGGTGTGTGCTGAAAGGATGTGATGCAAACGCAGCCCCGCGTAGAAAGGCTCCTGCTCGCTTTTCAGATGGTTCTTCAGCGCTGTGTGTAGGAAGAGATGCAGCGGCTCTGACTGAGCATGTGTCTGAGCCCGTACGTAGGGTGGAGAAGGAGCTCGCCCTGCTTGACCCCAGCCTTGCTGCCTTGCTAACCTCATGGTGGGGGTCTTCATGCCTTCCCCTCCATGGGGAGCTGTTTGTGCGCCGGTGCTGGCTGCCGGCCGCCGTGCTGGGGTGAGTACAGGGAAACACCGCTCAGCGGGGAGGGCACTTGGCAAGAGGACGCGGCTGTGGCGATGTCCCCATTGGGGGTGGCAGCTAGCTTGCTCCGCCGGGCTTTCGGCTGTGCGTGCACCACAGGGATTGGAGCCAAACAGGAAAATGTGCAGTCCGCTTCTGTACTTGTAAGAAAGAGGCTCTCAGCCTGAAGCCGGTGAAAGGGGAAGCGGCCGTCCCGTGTCTCCGCGCCGGCTTGCAGAGCAGGATGCGTCCCCCGAGAGGCTCTTCCTGGATGTGACTTGGTTCCCGTCACGTCCGCTCTGGCATTTCGGGACCCCCCTGGGTCCGGCGGGGCACGTGGGGCGGCATTGGTGGTGTTTCGGGGTGAGTTGTGGGGGCCGGGGGAGCAGCGTGCAGCAGGCGGGGCGTCACGGGCGCGCTGTGTTGGGCGATGCCAAGCCCGCCCCACGTCTCGCTTTCTCCCCGGGTGCTTTTCCCTGCCGGGACGGGTCGCGGCGGTGAAACCGGCTGGTGGAGCCGGTGCTGTCCCCGCGCCCAGACTGGGCAGGGCCGGGCTCCCACTCATCTCCCGGCTCCTGCCCGCCAGCCATCGCGCCGCCGACGTGTTCGTGCTTGCCGCACGCAcgtccctcctcctcctcctcctctgccgAAAGCTTGGGCTGCTGACGGGTTTCACGAAGCGAGGAGCAGGGCCGGGGCTGCGCATCCCCCAGGTACAGCGAGCCGTCAGGCGGGCTTTGGAGAGCCAGGCACTCCCGGCGCAGCACGGGACCCCTGGTCCCAGCAGTGCGCGCAGACCCGGTGGGACGGGTGTGGGGAGGCTTTGCGCCATGGCCACCGATTCCCAAAGGCTGGCCGGATTTCTGCACCCTGCTTGCGAGGCACAGGAACTGGGCGAGGGGGAAGTTCCCGTTGGGGTTGGTGGGAGGCCTGCAGGAGGGCACCGCGCCCTGTCCCAGCTCGGGCAGTGCTGTCAGGGTGTGGGGGGCTGCAGAACGCGGCCAGGCCCCACGTGGGCAGCTCGGGTGGGTGGCAAAGTGCTGCCGGCACGGGGAGAGGCTCGGCGCGGCCTCAGGCGTTTCTGCCACAGCCCACGcgctttcctcttccttcccaggtgAGTCCATGTCCCTTCTTTCCTTTACcttatgttctttcttttcctttcctttcctttcccttccccttcctttcttctcctttcccccttAGCCTCTTTTTTatccctttctctcctttttatccttttcatcccttcccttcctgctggaGCCTTGCTTGCCGCCAGCCGGCGTTTTGGCATTGCCCGGTCGGCCCCAGCGCCAATCTGGTAGCTGAGCGCCTGCACGAGAGGAGTCAGCTGTGTTGGACTGAAGCCGctccaagaaacaaaaatagcgccacgttttttttttttcttcccctttttttttttttttttcccttttccctttaaagagctcttctcccctccctcgCTGCCGGCCGGAGCAGCCTGACGCAGCCTGGCAAGCCGTTCCCCCTTTTCTCTTGCCAAATGCTGGTTCCCGGCTCTGTGCCGCGATGGGAACGCCAGCCCTGGCTCGGCCGCACGGCTCCTGAGAAGCTgatccagctctgctggggctgagcatccCACAGCGGTGCTGCCCCACAGGTTCCTCTGTTTTGCCCGGCCTGAGTGGGACCTCAGGGGCCGCTTGCGTGCACGGGGATGAATTTTCCAACCCGGCTTTGAAAGGAATCCAGGATGGATTAGAGACAGATGCTGGCGTGCAGCCGCTCCCGGTCAGGGCGATTTTGGAGGAGCTGCATCCAAGCGCTCACCTCCCCCTTGCTCCGCGCATCGAGGATCGCCGCTGGGCAATCCTCCTCCAAAACACCTTTGGTTTTCCCGTCTTTTCCCCTTGCTTTGAACAGCTTTCACATTGCTTGCAGTGTGGTGGGGCtgggaaaatgcttttcctggAGCCCCACTGGGGAAGATGGGGTTGGAGGCGTTTCCTGGTGGAGAAAAATCCCGTCCCTGTTGCAGGCTCCTGGTGCTAGAGCAGCGTGAATACGTGTCATTAAACCGGCTTGTTCCCCGCGAGGTGGAAAAGGGGGTGAAATGTTTGTCCCAATGCCATCCAGAGCAGGATTATGGCTCTGGGGATCCCTGAGGAGCCCATTGAAGCGGGGATGGGCTGCGCAGGGC
Coding sequences within it:
- the DGUOK gene encoding deoxyguanosine kinase, mitochondrial (The sequence of the model RefSeq protein was modified relative to this genomic sequence to represent the inferred CDS: added 110 bases not found in genome assembly), which translates into the protein MAFARGGTGSGDAEMGRSGAALRLALEGNIAVGKSTFLRLLGRAFPAWQRAAEPVARWREVVAGAAQGGNLLQRLYRDPARWAFTFQTFSCLGRLQAQLERPEGPVRVSERSVYSDRYVFAKSLFEAGQLDALEWAIYQECHSFLVGQLGAHTAPHAFLYLRASPQRCLERLRCRARPEERDVTLRYLQQLHAQHEQWLLERSAEVHFVEVRHAPVLVLDVEGDFEHNEAAQDALVARVEDFVKALRDGAAPQRHESQ